The following is a genomic window from Dryobates pubescens isolate bDryPub1 chromosome 22, bDryPub1.pri, whole genome shotgun sequence.
caccctgcagccatgCTCACTGCCCCACAGATCTCcaaccctcaccctgcagccatgCTCACTGCCCCAGGGGTCTTCTCCCAACCTAACCACACTACTGcttcacagaatcgcagaactgtcagggttagaagggaccccaaggatcctctagttccaacccccctgccatgggcagggacaccctccaccagatcaggttgtctCACGGTCCACCTCCAACCCTTATCCCACAGCTTTCCCAGCTGCCCCACGTCCACcccgctgccccccagcccctctccccgCATCTCACCCCACATCCCACCCCCTCTTACTTGATCTTGCGGTCGAGATGCTGGCGCAGGGACGGGTCGAGGAGAGGCTCACGCTCAGAGAGCGCCCGGGGCCGCGGcggagagcccagaggagccTGCGGCGACGGAGAGCGGCCAGATGAGGCCGGCGAGGGGGGAAGCGGGGCGCAGGGTGGCACCTGAGGCCGGGGGCGCCCTCCCCGCAGCACCCACCGGCAGGCTGGTGAGGCGCTGTCCCTCCCGCAGGACGTGGAGGTACCGGCGCAGGTCCCGCAGGCGCCCGCGCAGGGACGCCCGGTTGCGGCTGACCTCCCGCAGCTCCTGCGCCAGCTGCTCCGACTGCTCCTGCAGCCGCAGAGCCTCCCGCGCCAGCGGTGCCCGCGGGTTGTCCGGGCACGGGGCCAGCGCCCGCCCGGCCTCccgcagctcctgctggaggaAGGCTGAGGCAAGCCCCAGGCAGGCGTTGGGAGAGGTCACGGCGGGCAGCTCCCGCTCCGGCCCGCACCCAGCGTAGGCCACCCAAAGCGGACCCAACCCCTGCGCCCACACCAGCCTAAGCTGttcaccccacacccccctgcacccagacccacctccctgccacccgTGGCACCCCACATCCACCCAGgcccacctccctgccacccatggcaccccacatccacccagacccacctccctgccacccatGGCACTCCAAACCACCCAGgcccacctccctgccacccatggcaccccacatccacccagacccacctccctgccacccatggcaccccacatccacccaggcccacctccctgccacccatggcaccccacatccacccagacccacctccctgccacccatggcaccccacatccacccagacccacctccctgccacccatGGCACTCCAAACCACCCAGgcccacctccctgccacccatggcaccccacatccacccagacccacctccctgccacccatggcaccccacatccacccaggcccacctccctgccacccatggcaccccacatccacccagacccacctccctgccacccatggcaccccacatccacccaggcccacctccctgccacccatggcaccccacatccacccaggcccacctccctgccacccatggcaccccacatccacccaggcccacctccctgccacccatggcaccccacatccacccagacccacctccctgccacccatggcaccccacatccacccagacccacctccctgccacccatggcaccccacatccacccagacccacctccctgccacccatggcaccccacatccacccaggcccacctccctgccacccatggcaccccacatccacccaggcccacctccctgccacccatGGCACCCCACACCCACCCAGacccacctccctgccacccatGGCACTCCAAACCACCTGCACCCACTCACGgcacccaaacccacccagcccccccagcctgcactcACAGCACCCTAAACCACTCACCCCAAAACTCCCtgcaccccaaacccacccagacCCACCTccatgctgcccacagcaccccaaaccacctgcacccaggcagggcacCCAATCCCACCCAGACCACCGGCACCGTCCCCCTAACGCTCACTGAAGGTCTTCTCCATCTCCTCGCAGCGCCGCACCTCACCCACAAAGCGTCGCTGGAAGGCACTGACCTTGGGGTTCAGCTGCAGAGTGGGGGTCAACAGCATGGggggactggggggggtgggggggtgtagAATCCCCAGTACCCCtgggccagctcccagcacaaagAGCACCGCAAGATACCCACCCGTGGCACCCAGAGCACCCCAGACCAGTCAAACCCAGTGCCTGGTATCCCACATCAcctgcacccagcccctgcagccggTTCTCCACCCCATGGCACTCAACCCCCACACCCAGagcaccccaaacccaccctgaGCCACCTGTCTGCATCCCTGGCACCCAAAACCACCTGCACCCACCATGGGCACCCAAATGCACCCACCCCCAAATCTCCTGCATCCAGAGCATCCCAAACTACCCACCTGGAACCCCCTGTACCCAGGGTACCCAAGCCCactgcacccacagcaccctgaaCCACTCACCacaaccccctccctgcacccagggcacccaaccccacccagaccaaccccactgcacccacagcaccctgaaCCACTCACCacaaccccctccctgcacccagggcacccaaacccacccagaccaaccccactgcacccacagcaccctaaACCACTCACCacaaccccctccctgcacccagggcacccaaacccacccagactcacctccctgcacccctggcACCCCAAACCACCTGCACCCACCCAGACAAATTTCCTCTACCCACAGCACCCCAAACCACCTGCACCCACCCAGGgcacccaaacccacccagacCCATTTCCTCTACGCAcagaaccccaaaccacccacaCCCAAGCCCACCCAGCCCACCCACcttgcacccacagcaccccaaACCACTCAGCCCCAACCTCCTACACCCTGGGCACCCAAAGTCACCCAtctacccccccaccccagggcacCACAAACCACCCACCTTAAGCCCCCTGCACCCAGGGTACCCCAAGCCACCTGCACTCACCCAGGgcacccaaacccacccagaccagctgccctgcccccagggcacccccaaagcccccccaccccccccgtcCCCTACGTACGTCCCTGAACTCCAGCAGCCCGCGCTCCCCCAGCTCGCTGACACAGCTGTAGGCTGAGGCAGACTGGAGGAAGAGCTGGGCCAGGCAAACCTCCTCACTGCGGAACAGGGACCCCATGGTGTCCCCCTGGCACCCCGCTGCTGGGTGGCCCTGGCTGCAAAGGGGTGAGAGGGACAgagggtgagggctgggggctcacccTAGGGGGTGGCAGCAAAGGGTGGGGATCACtcaagggggtgggagggagggctgggggttaCTCCAGGGGGTCCTGGGGATGGCAGCAAGGGCTGAGGGTCACTCTAAGGGGTGGCAGGAAGGGCTGAAGGCCACCCTGTGGGTCCCAGGGGTGGCAGCAAGGGGTGGTgaaaggcagcaggggctgggagtccGGTCATGGTCATGGCAGCAAGGGTTGGGAGAGTCACCCCAGTTGGCAGAGAGGGTTGGGGGTTACCCCAGGGGTCCCaagggatggcagcaggggtTAGGGTCACTCTAAGGGGTGGCAAGAAGGGATGGGGTTCACCCCAGTGgtggcaggaaggggaagggatcACTCCAGGGGACCTCAGGGGTGTCAGCAAGGACTGGGGAGTGCCAGGAAAGGCTTGGAGAGGAGTAGGAAGAGCTGGGGGTCACCCTGGGGGTGataggaggggctggggggggtcacCCCAAAGTTCCCGGGGgtagcagcaggggctggggagtaTCAGGAAAGTCTTGGAGGTCACCCCAGTGGCGGTAGGAAGGGCTGGGGTCACCCCAAAGCTCccgggggtggcagcagggactggggtctgggcagggtggtggcagtaggggctggaaggggtcagCCCGCGGATGACAgcggggttgggggggggtcaCCTCCAGGGTGGCAGAAAGTGGCAGCAGAGCCGGGACTCGCCCTGGGGGTGGACCGAGAGGGTCACCCCGGGGGTCCTGAGATGGGGTAGCAAAGGGTCGAGGGGTCAGCAAGGGGTGTCAGGACGGGCTGGGGGTCACCCCAAGGGTCCCGGGGAGAGGTGGCGGCAGGAAAGGTTGGGGGAGGGTCACCTGGCGGGAGGGTGGGGAGCGGCAGCAAGGGCTGGGGGGTGCCGGGGCCGGGGGGTGCCGGGGCCGGGGGTGCCGGGGCCGGGGGTGCCGGGGCGCGGGCGTCCTGCGGCGGCGGAGCCGGGATGTCCCCGCGGCGGCCGGCGGCGCCGTCCCGCCCCGCTCCCACgccgcccgccccggccccgggctTGCGAAATACTTTCCGacacccccctcctccccccccgcaaacagcctcccccttccccttttcccccgaccctcccttccacccccccgtTCGGTTTGCTCCGGGTCAGGACCAGCTCATCCCCCCGCGACCGGCGAGGAATTGCGGAGGGGATGGGAGGTGCTGAAGGTACCCCggacccccccagacccccctaCCCGGGAGCACGGGGCTGGCCGGGCTCTTCCCCCCGcacttcctcttccccaggaaGAGCCCGGCCCTGGGGAGGgaccggccccggccccgccgacCGGGGAacgcggccccggccccgcggctCCCCGGGGCTCCCCTTCCACTGCCGCGCCCAGCTTGGAGCCGAGCCCCCGGGACCCCCTCGACTCTGTAGGATGCGGGGCATTGggaagccccctccccagccctccagcctctAAAGTgggaccccagcactgccccggaGTTGggagccccccccagcccgtCCCTCCGGGACTCCCCGCGGTACCACCGGCATCCCCCTCGGTACACCGGGACCCTCCTCGATACCGCCGGACCCACCGCGGCACCACCCGGACCCTCCTCAGTGCCATTGGACACCCCCCGCAGTACGACTGGGATTCCACCACGGTACCACCGGGACCCCCCTCGGTACAAACGGGATCCCCTCCACAGTGGCACCAAATCCCCCTCGGTACCACCAGACCCCCTCGGTACCACCGGGACTCCTTCTCGGTAGAACTGGGACCCTCCTCAGTACCACTCTATCCCCCTTGATATCACCAGAGACCCCTCTCAGTACcaccagacccatctggataccactgggacccccccccccagtaaaaCCAGGATCCCTCCTTGGTACCACAGGGACCCCTCTCGGTGCCACCAGGAATCCCCTTAGTGCCATCAGATCCCTCTGGGTAACACAGGGACTCTGCCTTGGTACAACCAGAACCTGCCTCAGGACCTCCCCAGTACCACTGGGACCCTTTCAGTGCCACCAGGATCCTCTTGGTGTCACCTCGGTACCACCGGGATCCCTTCAGTGCCACAGGGACCCCCTCTCAGGACCACTGGCTCCCCCTTGCTACCTCTGGAACTCCCTTCAGTGGCTGTCCCAGGAAGCTGGGGCCCAGGAATGATCCCACCCAGTCCCAGAGCCACCAACCCCATCCCTGAGAGCGCCCCAGGAACCCCCCAGGAGCCCTTTGAAccactccccagcactgccccccacccccaaacccctctctgtgtcctgcacccccttcccttctcctctgcccagACCCTGTCATTCCAGGACACaaatccccctccccaaaatccACCCAGCCCCCTACCCAACCATGACAGGGTGGGGTTCAACCCTTTCTTTGCCCCAAAACAGAGGTGGCACAGAgaaagctggagctggaggttcagaaggcagcagtgcagctgaggggaggaggtggtagaaccaccaccaacccccccccgacCAGAGCCTTtattttgggggagggggggaggagatgTGGCCGTCACCGGTAGAGGTAATCAGCCTGGATGTTGGCAGCAATCTCAGCCTCCCACTTGTCCCCATTGTTGAGCAGCTTCTCCTTGTTGTAGAGCAGCTCCTCGTgggtctctgtggagaactCGAAGTTGGGACCCTGCCAAGAGGAGGGAAACAAAAGATGTCGGTCTCCAGGATTGCTGGACCCCCACCGccggcctgcagcagggcttggagctggggatgggggaggtggggggtgcctcactgccccccagctctgtgtgtgccccCAGCTGACCTCCACGATGGCATCCACAGGGCAGGCCTCCTGGCAGAAGCCGCAGTAGATGCACTTGGTCATGTCGATGTCGTAGCGCGTGGTGCGGCGGCTGCCGTCGGCTCGGGGCTCCGCCTCGATGGTgatggcctggcacagggactccGTCAGAGCCCACACAGGGACAAGGGCaccccccagagccagcaggaggagTTGGGagtgaaccacagaatggttttgggttggaaaaaagGGCTTTTAGGTcgtgcagcacagccctgagctcagcacttGCTGGGTGGCTGCATCTCCGTGGCATGGAAAccaccccagggatggggattccagcactgccctgggcagcctgggccaggccttgacaaccctcaaggcaagaaattgttcctcatgtccaaactaaatctcccctggggcaacttgaggccattacctCCTTTCCTGGCACTTgttgcttggcagaagagaccaaccctgccctggctgcagcctccttgcagggagctgcagagagccaggagctctcccctcagcctcctctgctccaggctcaacacccccagctccctcagctgctcctccccagccctgttctccagacccttcctcagccaTGTTGTCCTGCTCTGaaccttctccagctcctcaatgtccttctgggagtgagaggctcaaaactgaccccaggattccagctgtggcctcagcagtgcccagcccaggggacaatccctgccctgctcctgctggccacactcttgctgctccaggccaggctgctggtggcctccttggccacctagacaccccctggctcatctccagctgctgtcaccaaccccctgccaggtcctttcccaccagaCACTttccactctgcccccagcctggaagctttcctggggctgttgtgagccaggtgcaggacccagcgCTTAGCCTGGCTGAACCTCATCCCACGGATCCAAGCCTGGCCAGATCAACAGCTTAGCGTCATCTACAGACTGAGGGAGGGTGGTGgcttgctgtgctcctgccgCCCACCCTGCAGGCCCTGGAGCTGACCTGTGCAGGGCAGATGGCCTCGCAGAGCTTGCAGGCGatgcacctctcctctcccgAGGGGTAGCGGCGCAGGGCGTGCTCCCCGCGGAACCGGGGGCTCAGGGGACCCTTCTCAAAGGGGTAGTTGATGGTGGCTGGCTCCCGGAAAAGGTAGCTCAGGGTCATGGCCAAGCCTGGGAAGAGAAAGCAGGGAGATTATGGGAGGGGTAGGGTGGGAGGtgggcagcccaggggtggGCTGTGGGGGAGGAGGAGCGGGCGCCACCCCCAGGCGGCGGAGGTCACCTCGGATGAGCTCGGTCCACAGCAGGGTCTGGGCAGCGCGGTCGGTGATGGAGCGCATGTCCATGGCCGGCTCCTGCACGTTGACGTactctggggggaggggggagctgtgcccctgccagctgtgcccgcCCCGTGGGCAAAGGGGAGCCTgcatccctcccccctccccacagagGGCGGGAAATTCCCACCGCCCCGTGGAGGAGG
Proteins encoded in this region:
- the NDUFS8 gene encoding NADH dehydrogenase [ubiquinone] iron-sulfur protein 8, mitochondrial translates to LSLSLSFLPTHQGPAAPLAYLRPLSTSTPRDSYKYVNVQEPAMDMRSITDRAAQTLLWTELIRGLAMTLSYLFREPATINYPFEKGPLSPRFRGEHALRRYPSGEERCIACKLCEAICPAQAITIEAEPRADGSRRTTRYDIDMTKCIYCGFCQEACPVDAIVEGPNFEFSTETHEELLYNKEKLLNNGDKWEAEIAANIQADYLYR